In Actinomyces radicidentis, one genomic interval encodes:
- the coaE gene encoding dephospho-CoA kinase has translation MTVLVTGFEPFGGADVNASWEAVKRLPARIPLAGGTAELRTEELPVTFDGAAARSRELIESLRPDVVLHVGVNAAAEAVSLETTARNIADARIPDNAGHRPAGERLTPGGAETLRSTWQSEALVGRLRAAGLPVESSDDAGRYVCNATLYAALETAQALSEGSGDDTPYVGFVHVPSLETLGVEVTTEVLTRLVVELADQARRRAAARTGLGRLAVPRTDRPLRVGLTGGIGSGKSSVARMLEAHGASVVDADGLAREVVEPGTPGLAAIAEAFGPTVLTDDGALDRQALAGIVFADPGARARLESITLPIIAVTAAERIDRVPSGQVAVYDVPLLAEGGIADLFDAVIVVETPLPLRLERLEGRGLARDEALARMENQASDEERRALADVLLLNNGTRADLTAGVDWVWENRIAPALP, from the coding sequence ATGACCGTGCTCGTCACGGGTTTCGAGCCCTTCGGCGGCGCCGACGTCAACGCCTCCTGGGAGGCCGTCAAGCGCCTGCCCGCCCGGATCCCCTTGGCGGGAGGCACCGCCGAGCTCAGGACCGAGGAGCTGCCCGTCACCTTCGACGGTGCCGCCGCACGCTCCCGCGAGCTCATCGAGAGCCTGCGCCCCGACGTCGTCCTCCACGTCGGCGTCAACGCCGCGGCAGAGGCCGTCAGCCTCGAGACCACGGCCCGCAACATCGCCGACGCCCGCATCCCCGACAACGCCGGCCACCGGCCCGCGGGGGAGCGGCTCACCCCCGGCGGAGCCGAGACGCTGCGCTCCACCTGGCAGTCCGAGGCCCTTGTGGGCCGGCTGCGAGCCGCCGGCCTCCCGGTCGAGTCCTCCGACGACGCCGGCCGCTACGTCTGCAACGCCACCCTCTACGCGGCCCTCGAGACCGCCCAGGCACTCAGCGAGGGCTCCGGCGACGACACCCCGTACGTCGGCTTCGTCCACGTGCCCTCCCTCGAGACCCTCGGCGTCGAGGTGACGACCGAGGTCCTCACGCGCCTCGTCGTCGAGCTCGCCGACCAGGCCCGTCGCCGCGCCGCTGCTCGGACCGGCCTCGGACGCCTCGCCGTCCCGCGCACGGACCGCCCCCTACGCGTGGGCCTCACCGGCGGCATCGGCTCCGGGAAGTCCTCCGTCGCCAGGATGCTCGAGGCCCACGGCGCGAGCGTCGTCGACGCCGACGGCCTCGCCCGCGAGGTCGTCGAGCCTGGAACCCCGGGACTCGCGGCGATCGCCGAGGCCTTCGGCCCGACCGTCCTCACCGACGACGGCGCCCTCGACCGCCAGGCCCTCGCCGGCATCGTCTTCGCCGATCCCGGGGCCCGCGCGAGGCTCGAGTCGATCACCCTGCCGATCATCGCGGTGACCGCCGCCGAGCGCATCGACCGCGTCCCCTCCGGGCAGGTCGCCGTCTACGACGTCCCGCTCCTGGCAGAGGGAGGCATCGCCGACCTCTTCGACGCCGTCATCGTCGTCGAGACCCCGCTGCCGCTGCGCCTCGAGCGGCTCGAGGGACGCGGCCTCGCCCGCGACGAGGCCCTCGCCCGCATGGAGAACCAGGCGAGCGACGAGGAGCGGCGCGCCCTCGCCGACGTCCTCCTCCTCAACAACGGCACCCGGGCCGACCTCACCGCCGGCGTCGACTGGGTCTGGGAGAACCGGATCGCCCCGGCCCTTCCCTGA